A region from the Salvelinus sp. IW2-2015 linkage group LG19, ASM291031v2, whole genome shotgun sequence genome encodes:
- the LOC111979316 gene encoding myeloid-associated differentiation marker homolog, protein MPIVVVHSNPLFWVRLCALVFSCVAFAVTVHGANLSHGTGDWCVFCWAFSFAGTLLVLLVELFGLQTRAPVSWKNFPITFACYASLLCLSASIIFPLYFLKGQNSRSETHNYRIVATVFSCLATIAYICEVSISKARPGEVAGYMATAPGLLKVCETFVACVIFVFISDPVSYDSHNALRWCLAVFCICFILSAAIIVLCICECTGCLPFPFARFLSAYAVLAVAMYLSATIIWPIFKFDEKHGGSSRPYSCGRYAGLCDWDKQVAVAVLTGVNFVLYLADLIYSARLVFVTV, encoded by the coding sequence ATGCCGATAGTGGTGGTGCACTCCAACCCCCTGTTCTGGGTGCGTTTGTGTGCTCTGGTGTTCTCCTGTGTGGCCTTTGCTGTGACCGTCCATGGGGCCAACCTCTCCCATGGCACAGgggactggtgtgtgttctgcTGGGCCTTCAGCTTCGCTGGGACCctgctggtgctgctggtggAGCTGTTTGGCCTGCAGACCCGTGCCCCTGTCTCCTGGAAGAACTTCCCCATCACCTTTGCCTGCTACGCCTCcctgctctgcctctctgcctccatcATCTTCCCCCTCTACTTCCTCAAGGGCCAGAACTCCCGCAGCGAGACTCACAACTACCGCATTGTGGCCACTGTCTTCTCCTGCCTGGCAACCATCGCTTACATTTGTGAGGTGAGCATCAGCAAAGCCAGGCCAGGAGAGGTAGCAGGTTACATGGCCACCGCCCCGGGTCTGCTGAAGGTGTGTGAGACTTTTGTAGCCTGCGTCATCTTCGTCTTCATTAGCGACCCAGTGTCCTACGACTCTCACAATGCACTGAGGTGGTGCCTGGCCGTCTTCTGCATCTGTTTCATCCTGTCGGCGGCCATTATAGTGCTGTGTATCTGTGAGTGCACCGGCTGCCTGCCATTCCCCTTTGCCCGCTTCCTGTCCGCCTACGCCGTACTGGCTGTCGCCATGTACCTCTCCGCTACCATCATCTGGCCCATTTTTAAGTTTGACGAGAAGCACGGGGGATCCTCCAGGCCCTATAGCTGTGGCAGATATGCAGGGCTGTGCGACTGGGACAAGCAGGTGGCTGTGGCTGTGCTCACTGGAGTCAACTTTGTGCTCTACCTGGCAGACCTGATCTACTCTGCCCGACTGGTGTTTGTTACTGtgtga